The Effusibacillus lacus genome includes the window CCTATTGGGCGGTACGAAATTTTCAATACAGGTTTGGAATAAAGGTAGACGGAAAAGTGGGGGAAGACACCAGAGAGAAACTTGTCCGGGCAACCCGAAACTATAATCCCTATCAACAGCAGCAAGCTGCACCAAGGAGGACGGGAAGAAGGGGCAGGGCAACAGCAACTGCCACACCGTCGCCGATTGTTCATTCAAGCAGCCGTTTGTCCCGGGGCGATATGAACCTCTTGGCCAATGCGGTCTACGGTGAAGCCCGGGGCGAGCCTTACATCGGGCAGGTAGCCATTGCGGCAGTCATTTTCAATCGTTTGGAAGATGCTCGATTCCCAAATACGATATCGGGAATCATCTTTCAGCCGGGAGCCTTCACTGCGGTGGCAGACGGACAAATCTGGCTTACACCAAACGAAACAGCCAGAAAAGCGGTGAGCGACGCATTGAACGGCTGGGATCCATCAGGCGGCGCAATCTATTATTTTAACCCGGACACTGCCACATCCAAGTGGATCTGGTCGAGGCCCCAGATCAAGAAAATCGGAAAGCACATTTTCTGTCGATAATGTCTGTCGAGGAGGCATACCATGGTTAGAAGGTTACTTGCGATTGCTGCTGTACTTGCATTAGTTGTCACCGGTTTTTGGGGATTCCGCGAACATCAACAAAAGCAAGCTTTGCTGCTGAAAGCCGAAAACCAATACCAGCGGGCCTTTCATGACCTTTCCTCCAATCTGGATCTATTGCAGGATGAACTGGGAAAGGCTTTGGCAATGAACACACAACGTCAGCTGACTCCGTGTCTTTCAAACATATGGAGAATCTCCTATTTGGCGCAATCAGATTTGGGACAACTGCCTTTAAGTTTGATGCCCTTTAACCGGACCCAGGAATTTCTGAAGGATATCGGCGAATTCTCCTATCGGGTTGCCATCAGGGACCAGAGAAAAGAACCGCTGACTGACGGCGAATGGAAAACCCTGCAGACCCTTTATAATGAATCGATTGATATCGAGCAGGACATACAGAAATTGCAAACGGACGTATTGCAGAAGAATCTTCGCTGGATGGATGCAGAACTGGCTCTTTCCCAGACACACAAAAAAACAGACAATCAGATTGTTGACGGATTTAAAGCGGTTGAGAAGAAGGTCTCCGAATTCCCGGAGTTACAATCTCAGACATTAAGTGCCATCAAAAGCAAAAACAGGCCTAATATAAACAATGTTTCCGGGGATGAAATCTCCCAGGAGGAAGCGGCCAGGAAAGCGGCTAACTTCCTGGGCAAGGCGGATACAACAGGTATTACGGTGCAAAAGAACGGGAAGGGCACGCTGTATCCCGCCTTTTCCATAACGGTTCAGGAAGCAAACGGTCAAAAGCACTTTATGGAGATGACAGTGAAAGGCGGTCATGTTACCTGGACGGTCAAAGACCGTGAGGTTAAAGACCCTACAATGGATCTGGTTGCTGCCCAACAAAAAGGGGAACAATGGTTGTCAGCCCGTGGTTTTTCCAATCTTAGCCTGATTAAGACCGAACAATATGACAATACCGCCATCTATACTTTTGTTCCAAAACAAGACGGCGTGCTGATCTATCCCGATACTGTAACCGTCAAAGTAGCCCTGGATAACGGAGAAGTTATCGGTTTCAACGGACAGGATTATCTGTTTCATCACAAACAGCGTTCTTTGCAACAACCGAAGCTGACACAGGATCAGGCAAGAAAGTTTGTGTCCAAACATACTGAAGTTCAAGAGGCAGGGCTTGCACTGGTTGAAGACGAGATGGGCAAAGAAGTCCTGACGTATGAATTTATCGGCACCATGGACAATGACACCTACAGAATCTATATTAACGCGGACAACGGTGATGAAGAGAAGGTAGAGAAACTGAAGCAGGTTTGAATCGGGGGAGCGGAAGCCAGACTTGGGCACCGCTCCTTGTTTGCTGTTCGGGATCAATGTATGAAACGTCTCGAACAAGCATACGATGGTGAATAACGGAGGTGTTTCCATGGAATATCGTCGGCCTCAATCCTACGAAGAGCGCTTTTTGGCCGTTTCCACAAGCCTGGAACGGCTTTTGTTTCGCATCGCGATATTGGGCTTTGCAGGCATCCTTGTAAGTCAGATGATCCTTGTCGTCCCGGAGTTAAGACAAGTGTTCTCATCAGTCGATCGGATGGAAGGGCAGAAAATCTCCCAAGAACATACCAACATTGGAACTCCCCATATGTCTCCAAAAGAAATTATTATACGGCCCGTTGGAGACGAACCGTTGCCGGCAGAAGCCTGGGTTAGGATCAATGGCACTCCGGTTGCCCGGATCAGCCAGTCCCAGGCCGTCATTAAAGTCCGCCACATGGACAAAGTGGAAATCCAGACGATGTTCCAAAGAGGGATTTACCGGTTTGAAATCGATCATAACGATCCTTCGATAATCAGTCCCACGCCCGGAACGATCGTGGAAGCCAGTGGAGATCACGCTGCCGTTATCGACCAGATTCTGATTGATCGGAATTCCCTTGCACGATAAAGAAGCGTATGGTAGTATGAGGACGAGCGGGCGTTGCCTGCTCTTTGTTTTCATAGCCCCATTCGGAGGGCTCCATGGGAGGACATAGAATGACGCATCTCAGAGTGGCGATCGACGGCCCTGCGGGTGCCGGAAAAAGCACTGTGGCCAAGAAGGTAGCCGAAAAGCTCGGACTCATATACATAGATACGGGCGCCATGTATCGGGCTGTCACTTGGAAGGCCATAAAATCCGGGATTCCTCCGACTGATGAGAAAAAGATTACCCAGCTGGCTTCCTCCATTCATATTTCGTTTCAATCGAGCGATAACCAGCAAAAGGTCTATGCAGACGGTGTCGACGTTACTGAGCAAATTCGTTCGGCGGAAGTTACCGGAAATGTATCGAAGATTTCAGCAATACCTGGTGTCCGGGCAAGACTTGTCGAACTTCAACGGGAGATGGCACAGACCCGGGGGGTTGTGATGGATGGGCGTGATATTGGAACTTTCGTCCTCCCGGATGCGGAGGTAAAAATCTTCTTGACTGCTTCATTGGAAGAGCGTGCAAGGAGGAGAACGGAAGAGCTTTCAAACAAGGGAATACAAGCCGATCCTGTTGAAATCCTGAAAAGCATTGCCAGGCGGGACGAGATGGACAGCACCAGGGATCTGGCACCTTTGAAAAAAGCGGATGATGCCCGGATCATAGATACAACCGGATTGTCAATCCCGGAAGTGGTTGATCGCATTGTTACCATATGCCATGATTATATAGGCACGAATCGGCGGGGAGAAGAGTACAATGGTGTATAAACTCGTTCGAGGTCTCTTGCGTGTGTTGTACGGGATCTTTTATCCTTTGGAGATTCATGGCGCCGAAAACATTCCCAGAGAAGGGCCCGTCCTGATCTGCGCAAACCATATCAGCTTGTTGGATCCTCCTGCCGTGGGAATTTGGGTGGAAAGGCAAATCTCTTTCTTCGCCAAAGAGGAATTGTTTCGAATTCCTCTTCTGGGCACAATCATCCGAAAGGTTGGCGCCATACCTGTACGCAGGGGGGCTGGTGACCGGAAAGCGCTGGCGGCGACCTTGGAAGTTTTGAAAAATGGTGGAACTGTCGCAATCTTTCCGGAAGGAACCCGGATCAAATCGGGTGTAATTGAACAGGGAAAAAAGGGGGCTGCTTTCTTTGCCCTTCGCAGTGATGCGGTTGTGATACCCGCTGCCATATTGGGTCCCTATCGGCTTTTTCGGAAGACCAAAATCATTTACGGCCCGCCGATAGATCTCAGCAGGTTTAAGGAGGTCAAGGCAAACTCTGCCGTCATGGAAAACGCCAGCGAAGTGATTATGCAGCACATCCGAAACTTGGCCTCATCAAGTATCGAACGTCCGAGGAATTTACATACTATCCAATAATCATGTGAAATTTTAAGATTGGAGCGGTATGAAGCTTATATAGGCTTTCATCCTTGCCAATAAATTTTTATTGTGTTGTTGGGACACAGGTTAGGGAGGAATTGTCAATGGTAGAAGAAATGAAAGAAGTGGCAGAAGTAATGACATTAAATAAAGGTGACATAGTCAAGGGACGAATCACAAAAATTGAAGAGGGTCAAGCCATTATCGATGTTGGTTATAAATACGACGGGGTGATTCCCATTGGCGAGCTGTCCCCGCTTAGAATTGAAAGTGTGGCGGATGCAGTATCTGTCGGAGATGAAGTGGAAGTCAAGGTCCTTCGGATTCATGAGGACGAGGGCAAATTAATCCTTTCCAAAAAGGCGGCAGACGCCAGCAAAGCATGGGATCTGCTGGAACAACGTTTTCAAAACGGAGAAGTGTTTGAAGTCAAAGTGGGAGATGTGGTAAAAGGCGGGCTGGTAGCAGATGTGGGGGTTCGCGCTTTCATCCCGGCTTCTCTTGTTGAACGGCATTTCGTCGAGGATTTCAGCGATTACAAAGGAAAAACATTGCGGGTAAAAGTGGTGGAGTTTGACCGCAACGAAAATAAAGTCATTCTTTCTCAGAAAGCTGTCCTGGATGAAGAATTCGAACGGCAGCAACAAAAAATCCTGTCCGAGATTCAAGCCGGTGAAGTGCTGGAAGGTACAGTCAGAAGACTTACCGATTTCGGAGCATTTGTAGATCTGGGCGGCATTGACGGTCTTGTTCACATTTCAGAGATGGCTTGGCACCGGGTCGACAATCCGTCAGAGGTTGTCAAGGAAGGGGATCGGGTGAAAGTAAAAGTGTTAAAGGTTGATCCCGACAAAGGACGAATCTCCCTTTCCATCAAGGAAGCGCAACCTGGCCCTTGGGCTGGAGTTGGCGAAAAGTTCAAACCTGGTGACATTGTTACAGGAACCGTAAAACGCTTGGTTTCCTTCGGGGCTTTTGTTGAACTGCAGCCTGGTGTAGAGGGACTTGTTCATATATCCCAGATTGCAAACAAGCATATTGCCACTCCTCAAGAAGTTCTGGAAGTTGGCCAAGAGGTAAAAGCCAAGGTATTGGACGTAAACGAAAAGGAAAAAAGAATTTCCTTGTCCATCAGGGAAGTGGAAGGCGACAATCGCCGCAAGGAAGTAGAAAAGTTTGTCGAGAAACAACAGACTACCCAAGGAACTGGTGTCACCCTGGGAGACATGTTCGGGGATCTGTTCAAAAAACAATAAGGGCAGCTCATACCGTAAATAATTACCCCCATACCACTATTACTGTGGTACGGGGGATTTTTTTGATCATTGGTTGTCTACTTTGGGAGAGACTTATGGCGTATAGAGGGGGTACTGCGGGGAAATGCTGTTTAGTTAGGGGAGGGAATGCATACATGAATCCCGGTGTTTACAGTTTTATGATCCTGACTGTAATTGGCATATTGTTCCTTACCGGTTGGGGAACCAGATTCGTCCTCGGTACCCGTCTGCGCAATCTTCATTGGGCCGGTTTGCTGTTTGGAGTCGCTATAGCCGCATTCTTTGATTTGCGGATTGCAAAGTTTCTGATAAATAGTGGCACTCTGATCATTTTTGCTTTAATGGCCCTCTACGTCATCTCCTTCAAACGCCCGGGCTACATGCTGCAGTTCCTTTTGGCCGTTGTAACATCGGCCGCCTGCAGTTTCACCATGATGTTGCTGGTTCCGCATGATCCGGCATTCTATCTGTTGGAATCCCAATACTTGTACCCGGCAGTGGCAGTTCTTGCTTCTTATCTGATTTCACGGGAGCCCCTGTTTTGCCTGAATGCATCGGTAACAGGCATCTTACTGGCGGGGATCTTTCATGACAACCGTCTTGCGGTGCATGATTCTGTCCTGCGTATAGGAGGACCGGAGTTAATGGATCTGACAGCGACAGTCCTGATGATGTCGATGGCGGCAGATGGCTTTGTATTTTTGTGGGGAATGGTTCTGGCAAGACTCTCCCGCCGGCAGCCAGGGAAATTGGAAGGGGATCCGACATGAGTCTGTACACCGAAATGATATTGGTTGGAACCCTGCTTGGCACACTCGCCCGCCTTTATATGCTGCGGACAGACTACCGCCAATATCCCACCTATCCGCACGGACGGGTGATTCATATCGCATTGGGGGTTATTGCGTCAGGTTTAGGGGCGGTGGCGGTACCGTCCCTTTTTGAGAAGAATTATACGGCTGTGACGTTTCTCGCTCTGGCGGCTCAGCAGTTCCGGGACGTAAGAAACATGGAGCGCCAGATGCTGTCCAATGTAGACCAGAATGAGTTGGTTCCCAGGGGTATAACTTACATAGAAGGGATTGCCATGGTATTCGAAGGCAGGAATTATCTTGTCATATTCACTGCGTTTGTCTCATCCCTTGCAACCTATTTCAGCGGTTGGCCGGGAGGAATCATGGCGGGGGCAGCAGCCATTGGAATCTGTAATCGTTTCATGTCCGGCAATGTAGTTGGTGACATTGCTTATATCCAAGAAGGCGACTTGCACTTTGACGGCCCCAACCTGTACGTGGATGATATCCATATCATGAATATCGGCCTGCAAGATTCCAAGAATGAAATTCTGGCTCATGGGATGGGACTGGTCTTGATCCCCAAAAATGTTAATTCAAAGACCACGTTGGCCCATTTGGGCCAGCGGCAGGCCATCATCCATGAATTGTCCACCATATTGGGGGTCTACCGGGACAGCGGCACACCATCTTTTGTACCTTTGTCAAAGAGAGATTTGGCTTCGGGCAGGTTGGCATTTTTCTTTCTCCCGATGGAGAAGGACTTTGAAACGGCGAAGCAGAT containing:
- the sleB gene encoding spore cortex-lytic enzyme, whose amino-acid sequence is MKTRWSWLAAGLSLVMAIAVLQTDPVSWKRHSVPTFTDRILVKGSTGIDVRELQGRLKLLGFYKQDVDGIFGWSTYWAVRNFQYRFGIKVDGKVGEDTREKLVRATRNYNPYQQQQAAPRRTGRRGRATATATPSPIVHSSSRLSRGDMNLLANAVYGEARGEPYIGQVAIAAVIFNRLEDARFPNTISGIIFQPGAFTAVADGQIWLTPNETARKAVSDALNGWDPSGGAIYYFNPDTATSKWIWSRPQIKKIGKHIFCR
- the ypeB gene encoding germination protein YpeB, producing MVRRLLAIAAVLALVVTGFWGFREHQQKQALLLKAENQYQRAFHDLSSNLDLLQDELGKALAMNTQRQLTPCLSNIWRISYLAQSDLGQLPLSLMPFNRTQEFLKDIGEFSYRVAIRDQRKEPLTDGEWKTLQTLYNESIDIEQDIQKLQTDVLQKNLRWMDAELALSQTHKKTDNQIVDGFKAVEKKVSEFPELQSQTLSAIKSKNRPNINNVSGDEISQEEAARKAANFLGKADTTGITVQKNGKGTLYPAFSITVQEANGQKHFMEMTVKGGHVTWTVKDREVKDPTMDLVAAQQKGEQWLSARGFSNLSLIKTEQYDNTAIYTFVPKQDGVLIYPDTVTVKVALDNGEVIGFNGQDYLFHHKQRSLQQPKLTQDQARKFVSKHTEVQEAGLALVEDEMGKEVLTYEFIGTMDNDTYRIYINADNGDEEKVEKLKQV
- the cmk gene encoding (d)CMP kinase, with product MTHLRVAIDGPAGAGKSTVAKKVAEKLGLIYIDTGAMYRAVTWKAIKSGIPPTDEKKITQLASSIHISFQSSDNQQKVYADGVDVTEQIRSAEVTGNVSKISAIPGVRARLVELQREMAQTRGVVMDGRDIGTFVLPDAEVKIFLTASLEERARRRTEELSNKGIQADPVEILKSIARRDEMDSTRDLAPLKKADDARIIDTTGLSIPEVVDRIVTICHDYIGTNRRGEEYNGV
- a CDS encoding lysophospholipid acyltransferase family protein — protein: MVYKLVRGLLRVLYGIFYPLEIHGAENIPREGPVLICANHISLLDPPAVGIWVERQISFFAKEELFRIPLLGTIIRKVGAIPVRRGAGDRKALAATLEVLKNGGTVAIFPEGTRIKSGVIEQGKKGAAFFALRSDAVVIPAAILGPYRLFRKTKIIYGPPIDLSRFKEVKANSAVMENASEVIMQHIRNLASSSIERPRNLHTIQ
- the rpsA gene encoding 30S ribosomal protein S1; the encoded protein is MVEEMKEVAEVMTLNKGDIVKGRITKIEEGQAIIDVGYKYDGVIPIGELSPLRIESVADAVSVGDEVEVKVLRIHEDEGKLILSKKAADASKAWDLLEQRFQNGEVFEVKVGDVVKGGLVADVGVRAFIPASLVERHFVEDFSDYKGKTLRVKVVEFDRNENKVILSQKAVLDEEFERQQQKILSEIQAGEVLEGTVRRLTDFGAFVDLGGIDGLVHISEMAWHRVDNPSEVVKEGDRVKVKVLKVDPDKGRISLSIKEAQPGPWAGVGEKFKPGDIVTGTVKRLVSFGAFVELQPGVEGLVHISQIANKHIATPQEVLEVGQEVKAKVLDVNEKEKRISLSIREVEGDNRRKEVEKFVEKQQTTQGTGVTLGDMFGDLFKKQ
- a CDS encoding YphA family membrane protein, yielding MNPGVYSFMILTVIGILFLTGWGTRFVLGTRLRNLHWAGLLFGVAIAAFFDLRIAKFLINSGTLIIFALMALYVISFKRPGYMLQFLLAVVTSAACSFTMMLLVPHDPAFYLLESQYLYPAVAVLASYLISREPLFCLNASVTGILLAGIFHDNRLAVHDSVLRIGGPELMDLTATVLMMSMAADGFVFLWGMVLARLSRRQPGKLEGDPT
- a CDS encoding YIEGIA family protein; protein product: MSLYTEMILVGTLLGTLARLYMLRTDYRQYPTYPHGRVIHIALGVIASGLGAVAVPSLFEKNYTAVTFLALAAQQFRDVRNMERQMLSNVDQNELVPRGITYIEGIAMVFEGRNYLVIFTAFVSSLATYFSGWPGGIMAGAAAIGICNRFMSGNVVGDIAYIQEGDLHFDGPNLYVDDIHIMNIGLQDSKNEILAHGMGLVLIPKNVNSKTTLAHLGQRQAIIHELSTILGVYRDSGTPSFVPLSKRDLASGRLAFFFLPMEKDFETAKQIVVRSPVLENSIRKPLKSKALKKTKGT